The DNA window agtTTCCATCCAGCATTGTTATCAGGGAGGTAGGTGGAATCTAAGAGACAAAGAAATGTATGTATGGGCTCCATCTGGCAAAGGCTTCCAACATCTGGAAAACGGCTTCCAAGCTCCCCCACCTAGAGCTTCTCTCCAGCATGAATTTTCTGATGCCGGATCAGGTGTGAGCTCCCCCTAAAGGACTTGCCACACATGTTACACACATAGGGCTTCTCTCTGGTGTGGGTTTTATAATGCTCAATGAGAGCTGACCTGTGCCGGAAGGCCTTTCCACATTCACAGGAGTAGGGTTTCTTGCCAGTGTGTATTCTCTGGTGCTGAATCAGTGCAGAGCTGTGGCAGAAGGCCTTGCCACACTGACAGCACTCATAGGGTTTCTCCCCCGTGTGGATCCGCTGATGCTCAATGAGCGACGAGCTCTGGCTGAAGGCCTTCCCACACTTTTGACACTTGTAAGGTTTCTCACCAGTGTGGGTCTTCCGATGTTCAATGAGGTTGGAGCTCTGGCTGAAGGCCTTCCCACACTCTTCGCATTTGTAAGGTTTCTTCCCTGTGTGAATCCGCTGATGCCGGATAAGGTGGGACCTATGACAAAAGGCTTTCCCACAAAGATCACATTCGTGGGGTTTCTTCAGAGTGTGGATTTTCCGATGCTGGCTCAGGCCTGAACTCTGATTGAAGGATTTCCCACATTCCTTACACTGATAAGGTCTCTCTCCTGTATGAATTCTCTCATGTTTTCGGAGACTGGAGCTTCTGCTGAAATCCTTCCCACATTCCCTGCACTCATAGGGCCTCTTTCCTGTGTGGATTTTCTGGTGTTGTGTGAGGGCTGAGCTCTGGCGGAAGGCCTTCCCGCACTCCTGGCACTCATAGGGCTTCTCCCCAGTATGGATGAACTGATGTCGGAGAAGGTGGGAGCTCTGGCTGAAGGCCTTCCCACACTCACAGCACTCATAGGGCTTCTCCCCAGTGTGGATGACCAGGTGTCGGAGAAGGTGGGAGCTTTGGCTGAACGCCTTCCCACACTCATGACATGCATAGGGTTTGGCTGGCTGTGGGATACTGTGAGATACCTTAGACCCCAAGTACCCCCTGCCTGCTTCCTTACAATCAGGTGGACTGGACTCTTCTCTACCATGGATTATCTGACATACACTGAGGTCAGATTTCTGGAGAAAGGTTTCACCAAATATCTCCTCATCCTGGGGTCTGGTTTCAGAGGGGATAGTCTGATGTTGAACAGGGCTTGAGCACAGACTGAAATTCCCCTCGTAATCATCCTGTTCCACATCTTGCTCCCCAAGAGGGACCTCCTTGTAGATAACAGACATTTGTTCCAAACCTCTTTCCTGAAGAAAAGGGTGCCCCAGGTCCTCCCCTGGGAAAAGTTCTTGCCTGTCCTCAAACACAAAGGTCTCACCAAACTTCGTTGATGGGGGAACCTCCATTGTGAATCTGGTATCACCCCCAATGACTGTGTATCTTTAAAAATGCTCTTCTTTGGGTCACCTTTACTGTTCTCACAATCTGAAAATAACACAAGGGACGTTGTCAAGTCAGCAAATCAAACAACTGTCAGGTACCTCCTTCCTGTGCTAAACTCTATGGTTGGAAAAATCTTGCCCTTAAGATGAAAAGTTTCACTTACCAGAAACAATTGTAAGGAAGACAAATAGACACAATCAAATGCCACATCATGTGTCTAGACTCTAAGGGCTGAAACAAAGGTAGGTTAAAAGAGGAAATGGAGCCATTGTGGAAAAGAAGGCAAGTCTCCAGCTACATGACAATGCTGTGGGTGGATTTTTTTGGAAGAAACAAAACTTCTCTCCTACCCTAGGTTAATGACACAGCCACCAATCAGGTGCCAATCAGAACCCTAGGAGTTAGTCTAGACCCTCTCCATTATTGCCCCACCTGGCCCATCCTGTCGTCTTCCTCAGGTAGCATGCAAAGGGTCTCTGCCCTCTGCCCTCACTTGCCACTGTGCAGCTCAAGCCTGACTGCAACTCCCCAGGATTTTTTCAATACTCACCTCTTAACCAGTTACCTACCTACAGCTTCTATCcttccccctggtccatggtctatACTAGCACCAGAATGAAGTACCCAAAGCACAAGCCTGACAGAGTCCTTTTCATTCTTGGATCTTCTAACATTCCAGCTCCTTCATTAGGGCCTTCACACCTGGTCCCTCAGTCTTCTCTCCTGTCTCTCTTTCCCACATACCaactttccagttcaacattcatTTGTACTGGTTTTGTATTTTCCCAAA is part of the Callospermophilus lateralis isolate mCalLat2 chromosome 1, mCalLat2.hap1, whole genome shotgun sequence genome and encodes:
- the Znf70 gene encoding zinc finger protein 70, coding for MEVPPSTKFGETFVFEDRQELFPGEDLGHPFLQERGLEQMSVIYKEVPLGEQDVEQDDYEGNFSLCSSPVQHQTIPSETRPQDEEIFGETFLQKSDLSVCQIIHGREESSPPDCKEAGRGYLGSKVSHSIPQPAKPYACHECGKAFSQSSHLLRHLVIHTGEKPYECCECGKAFSQSSHLLRHQFIHTGEKPYECQECGKAFRQSSALTQHQKIHTGKRPYECRECGKDFSRSSSLRKHERIHTGERPYQCKECGKSFNQSSGLSQHRKIHTLKKPHECDLCGKAFCHRSHLIRHQRIHTGKKPYKCEECGKAFSQSSNLIEHRKTHTGEKPYKCQKCGKAFSQSSSLIEHQRIHTGEKPYECCQCGKAFCHSSALIQHQRIHTGKKPYSCECGKAFRHRSALIEHYKTHTREKPYVCNMCGKSFRGSSHLIRHQKIHAGEKL